AAAAGGGCTCCGACGGATTGTAGGCGCACGGTTTCAGAGACTGTTTCACTCCCCTCCCGGGGTACTTTTCACCTTTCCCTCACGGTACTCGTTCGCTATCGGTCAGACAGGAATATTCAGGCTTACCCAACGGTCTGGGCGGATTCGCACGGGGTTCCACGGGACCCGTGCTACTTGGGAGACGCGATCGGCAGACCATGCGCGTTCAGGTACGGGGCCCTCACCCTCTGCGGCCCGGTATTCAACCCGGTTCCCCTGACACATGGTTTTCTGCAACTGCCGGCCGGCCCGTCGGAGCCGGCGCACGCGATCCCGCAACACCCCGCGCGCAACCCCCGACGGGTATCACACGCGCAAGGTTTGGCCATCATCCGCTTTCGCTCGCCACTACTCACGGAATATCCTTTCCTGCAGGTACTGAGATGTTTCACTTCCCTGCGTACCCCCCGGCCGAAGCCGGTACCGACCCATGACGGTCGGTGGGTTCCCCCATTCGGAAATCCTCGGATCAAAGCCCTGTTGGCGGCTCCCCGAGGCATATCGCAGCCTCAAACGTCCTTCATCGGTCCTGTCTGCCAAGGCATCCACCATACGCCCTTGCAAGCAACACACACCACGAAAGTGCATGGCCGCAAGATTCCTCTAGCAAATTCCCAGACGACAAATCATCACACTAAAAATGATCACAAAACGATCGAAACGAACAATAGAGTTCGATTCGAAATCAACAGCAAAACAAAGATTCAAAAACTCTTGTTTTGCTCGCGTCCACTATCCAGTTCTCAAGCCACCACGCACCGCCACGCCATCGCGCCGGCACACGGCCGGCCCCCAGGCACGACGGGCATCGAATCGCGCCAGGCAAAAAGCCTGGGGTGGCGATCCGGGAGCCCAAAAGCGCATCCATACCACCCCGGCACCCACCGCACGACCGGCAGGGCAAAGCCAACGACGTCTTCCACACCAGCAACCCCGCCGCCATCGCACCATGCGACGCGCGGGGCGCACACCGTCGGACGAACATCCGACTGAATTCTCCGTAGAAAGGAGGTGATCCAGCCGCACCTTCCGGTACGGCTACCTTGTTACGACTTAGTCCCAATCACGAGCCTCACCTTAGACGGCTCCATCCCACAAGGGGTTAGGCCACCGGCTTCGGGTGCTGCCCACTTTCATGACTTGACGGGCGGTGTGTACAAGGCCCGGGAACGCATTCACCGCGACGTTGCTGATTCGCGATTACTAGCGACTCCGCCTTCACGCAGTCGAGTTGCAGACTGCGATCCGAACTGAGACCGGTTTTCAGGGATCCGCTCCGCGTCGCCGCGTCGCATCCCGTTGTACCGGCCATTGTAGCATGCGTGAAGCCCTGGACGTAAGGGGCATGATGATCTGACGTCATCCCCACCTTCCTCCGAGTTAACCCCGGCGGTCCCCCGTGAGTTCCCGGCATAATCCGCTGGCAACACGGGGCGAGGGTTGCGCTCGTTGCGGGACTTAACCCAACATCTCACGACACGAGCTGACGACGACCATGCACCACCTGTGAACCCGCCCCGAAGGGAAGCCGTATCTCTACGACCGTCGGGAACATGTCAAGCCCAGGTAAGGTTCTTCGCGTTGCATCGAATTAATCCGCATGCTCCGCCGCTTGTGCGGGCCCCCGTCAATTTCTTTGAGTTTTAGCCTTGCGGCCGTACTCCCCAGGCGGGATGCTTAACGCGTTAGCTCCGACACGGAACCCGTGGAACGGGCCCCACATCCAGCATCCACCGTTTACGGCGTGGACTACCAGGGTATCTAATCCTGTTCGCTCCCCACGCTTTCGCTCCTCAGCGTCAGTAACGGCCCAGAGACCTGCCTTCGCCATTGGTGTTCTTCCCGATATCTACACATTCCACCGTTACACCGGGAATTCCAGTCTCCCCTACCGCACTCAAGCCCGCCCGTACCCGGCGCGGATCCACCGTTAAGCGATGGACTTTCACACCGGACGCGACGAACCGCCTACGAGCCCTTTACGCCCAATAATTCCGGATAACGCTTGCACCCTACGTATTACCGCGGCTGCTGGCACGTAGTTAGCCGGTGCTTATTCAACGGGTAAACTCACTCTCGCTTGCTCCCCGATAAAAGAGGTTTACAACCCGAAGGCCTCCATCCCTCACGCGGCGTCGCTGCATCAGGCTTGCGCCCATTGTGCAATATTCCCCACTGCTGCCTCCCGTAGGAGTCTGGGCCGTATCTCAGTCCCAATGTGGCCGGTCGCCCTCTCAGGCCGGCTACCCGTCGAAGCCACGGTGGGCCGTTACCCCGCCGTCAAGCTGATAGGACGCGACCCCATCCCATACCGCGAAAGCTTTCCCAGAAGACCATGCGATCAACTGGAACATCCGGCATTACCACCCGTTTCCAGGAGCTATTCCGGTGTATGGGGCAGGTCGGTCACGCATTACTCACCCGTTCGCCACTCTCACCACCAAGCAAGCTTGATGGATCCCGTTCGACTTGCATGTGTTAAGCACGCCGCCAGCGTTCATCCTGAGCCAGAATCGAACCCTCCACAAAAAAACTTCATGAAAAGCATCCGAATAGATGACTCTCAAAACAAAAAATTGACGAGCACGTCCTTAAGGAAGGACGCCCTCAAAAAACCTCACCCCTCATCAAACCCTCCCGGGTACCCAACCACCACGACAGGCAATCAGGCGAGGAATGAACTGGCAATCATTGACTATAAAGAAGTAGTACAAACACGCTCTTGAGTTCTCAAACCACCACCACTCACCCACCTCGCAGCTCCCCGGAGGAGAACCACTCGCTGAGCGGCAGCAAGGAAATAACTTACACGCATTCACGGACTCGCGCAAATCGGGCGCACGAAGATAAGCCCAAATCGTTGAAACGACAGGCTTCGCTCGGCGTGTCGAAATCGACGTTTCGCACGTCTATATCTTCAGTCTAGAACTAGATATCGTCGAAAATTGGATTGAAAATTTTGGTCGATGGGCGTGTCGCGAATTACCTCTTACGGCGCATGTGGTGCACCGCCAATTATCGGAATCATCATTGATCCAGTACACCGATAAGAACCATTATGTTCGGATTACTATATGCTCGCCAGTCGTGCGCCAATCAACCGCCTGGTAGCGATGCGGTTGCCGTATCGCTTGCCTTGGCACGACCAACGACCGAATGGCATCAGCACATTCAGAACCGCCGGTCCGATCCATGCATCGCAGCACAGATCAGTCGTGGTCCCACGGGTATGGGGAGGCCCCGTTGCCGTGTGGGTGCCGGAGGTGTCCTGTTTGTGTCCGGGCATGCGAGAAGCCCCGGGTGTTTTTGTGGGGGTGTGTGGGTTTGGGTCGTGAGTGTTTCGGGTATGCGAAAGCCCCTTGGGGCGTGTGCTCCAAGGGGCTTCCTGTACGTGTGGTGCGGCGGCGTGCTACTCTCCCACACCCTGTCGGGTGCAGTACCATCGCCGTGCCAGGCCTTAGCTTCCGGGTTCGGAATGGGACCGGGCGTCTCACCTGGGCCATGGCCGCCGCAAATCTTCTCTTATACGGTCAGACGCTGGGGTCTGCCGGCCTGTGGCGGCCTGGGAACCGGACAGCGGACGCGGATATGTCGATGTTTCGTCTTGTGGCCAGACAATGCTCATTGCCGTCTGGTGTCGTTTGCAGGAGGAAGATGCGGTCCAACCGCCAGGGGTTGGAATGTTAGTGTTGCCTTTCGTCCGTTAGTACCGGTCGGCTCCACCCCTCGCGGGGCTTCCACGTCCGGCCTATCGACCACGTGTTCTGCATGGGGACTACAGGAACTCGAAGGTTCCACGGAATGCTTATCTTGGAGCAGGCTTCCCGCTTAGATGCTTTCAGCGGTTATCCCTTCCGAACGTAGCCAACCGGCCGTGCCACTGGCGTGACAACCGGCATACCAGAGGTTCGTCCACCCAGGTCCTCTCGTACTATGGGCAGGCCTCCTCAGCATTCCAACGAGCGCAGAGGATAGAGACCAAACTGTCTCACGACGTTCTGAACCCAGCTCGCGTGCCGCTTTAATCGGCGAACAGCCGAACCCTTGGGACCTGCTCCAGCCCCAGGATGCGACGAGCCGACATCGAGGTGCCAAACCATCCCGTCGATATGGACTCTTGGGAATGATCAGCCTGTTATCCCCGGGGTACCTTTTATCCGTTGAGCGATGCCGCGTCCGTACACCGGCACCGGATCACTAGTCCCGACTTTCGTCCCTGCTCGGACCGTCGTCCTCGCAGTCAAGCCCGCTTGTGCACTTGCACTCGCCACCCGATTGCCAACCGGGCTGAGCGGACCTTTGGGCGCCTCCGTTACTCTTTGGGAGGCAACCGCCCCAGTTAAACTACCCGCCAGGCACTGTCCCTGAACAGGATGACTGTTCGAGGTTAGACATCCAATGCGAACAGAGCGGTATTTCACCTTACGGCTCCGCGCGATCTGGCGACCGCGCCTCTCGGCCTCCCGCCTATGCTACACAATCCACACCGAATGCCAATACCAAGGTATAGTAAAGGTCCCGGGGTCTTTTCGTCCTTCTGCGCTTAACGAGCATCTTTACTCGTACTGCAATTTCGCCGAGCTCCTGGTCGAGACAGTGGGGAAGTCGTTACGCCATTCGTGCAGGTCGGAACTTACCCGACAAGGAATTTCGCTACCTTAGGATGGTTATAGTTACCACCGCCGTTTACCGGGGCTTGAATTCACCGCTTCACCCGAAGGCTGACGGATCCTCTTAACCTTCCGGCACCGGGCAGGCGTCAGTGCATATACAGCGGCTTGCGCCTTCGCATGCACCTGTGTTTTTGGTAAACAGTCGCTACCCCCTGGTCTGTGCCACCCCCAAAAGCTCCCACAGCAAGTGTGTTCACCATCGGGGGTCTCCCTTAAACCGAAGGAACGGGAGTGATTTGCCGAGTTCCTTGACCAGGATTCGCTCGATCGCTTTGGTATTCTCTACCTGACCACCAGTGTCGGTTTGGGGTACGGGCGGCTTTGAGCCTGACGCCGAAGCTTTTCTCGGCAGCCGGGATCACCGGATATCGGGCCATAAGGCCCCCATCATCGCACCTCGGACCCATGCGGGACGGATTTGCCTGTCCCACGCCCTGCGTGCTTGACCACGGAAGACCACCTCCGCGGCCGGCTACCCTTCTGCGTCACTCCTGCGCTGACCTACTACAAGGATCGGTCCCAACAGGCCAGGGCATCCCGCCCCCGAAGGAGCAGTAAGCCCGGACCCGGAGGTTAGTACTCCAAGCCTCGGTTTTGGCGGCTGAAAGCCGGTACGGGAATATCGACCCGTTCATCCATTCGACTACGCCTGTCGGCCTCGCCTTAGGACCCGACTCACCCAGGGACGATGAACGTGGCCCTGGAACCCTTGGTCATCCAGCGGACGGGATCTTCACCCGTCTCTCGCTACTCATGTCTGCATTCTCACTCCCATGAAGTCCACGGCGCGTTCACACGGCCGCTTCGCCCCTCATGGGACGCTCTCCTACCCAGTACAAAATACTGCCGCGTCTTCGGTGGTGTGCTTGAGCCCCGCTACATTGTCGGCGCGGAACCACTAGACCAGTGAGCTGTTACGCACTCTTTCAAGGGTGGCTGCTTCTGAGCCAACCTCCTGGCTGTCTATGCGACTCCACATCCTTTCCCACTTAGCACACGCTTCGGGACCTTAGACGACGGTCTGGGCTGTTTCCCTTTCGACGACGAAGCTTATCCCCCGCCGACTCACTGCCGGGATACGCGTCACCGGTATTCGGAGTTTGGTTGCTGTTGGTACCCGATACGGGCCCGCAAGCATCCAGTAGCTCTACCCCCGGGACGTAATGACCCGACGCTGCACCCAAATGCATTTCGGAGAGAACCAGCTATCACGGAATTTGATTGGCCTTTCACCCCTAGCCCCAAGTCATCCCCCCGGTTTTCAACCCAGGTGGGTTCGGTCCTCCACGCGGTCTTACCCGCGCTTCAACCTGCTCAGGGCTAGATCATCCCGCTTCGGGTCCAGGACACGCGACTCAAACGCCTTTTAAGACTCGCCTTCGCTACGCATACCCCACACGGGTTATGCTCGCCACATGCCACTGACTCGCAGACTCATTTTTCGATAGGCACGCCGTCACCCCACAAAAGGGCTCCGACGGATTGTAGGCGCACGGTTTCAGAGACTGTTTCACTCCCCTCCCGGGGTACTTTTCACCTTTCCCTCACGGTACTCGTTCGCTATCGGTCAGACAGGAATATTCAGGCTTACCCAACGGTCTGGGCGGATTCGCACGGGGTTCCACGGGACCCGTGCTACTTGGGAGACGCGATCGGCAGACCATGCGCGTTCAGGTACGGGGCCCTCACCCTCTGCGGCCCGGTATTCAACCCGGTTCCCCTGACACATGGTTTTCTGCAACTGCCGGCCGGCCCGTCGGAGCCGGCGCACGCGATCCCGCAACACCCCGCGCGCAACCCCCGACGGGTATCACACGCGCAAGGTTTGGCCATCATCCGCTTTCGCTCGCCACTACTCACGGAATATCCTTTCCTGCAGGTACTGAGATGTTTCACTTCCCTGCGTACCCCCCGGCCGAAGCCGGTACCGACCCATGACGGTCGGTGGGTTCCCCCATTCGGAAATCCTCGGATCAAAGCCCTGTTGGCGGCTCCCCGAGGCATATCGCAGCCTCAAACGTCCTTCATCGGTCCTGTCTGCCAAGGCATCCACCATACGCCCTTGCAAGCAACACACACCACGAAAGTGCATGGCCGCAAGATTCCTCTAGCAAATTCCCAGACGACAAATCATCACACTAAAAATGATCACAAAACGATCGAAACGAACAATAGAGTTCGATTCGAAATCAACAGCAAAACAAAGATTCAAAAACTCTTGTTTTGCTCGCGTCCACTATCCAGTTCTCAAGCCACCACGCACCGCCACGCCATCGCGCCGGCACACGGCCGGCCCCCAGGCACGACGGGCATCGAATCGCGCCAGGCAAAAAGCCTGGGGTGGCGATCCGGGAGCCCAAAAGCGCATCCATACCACCCCGGCACCCACCGCACGACCGGCAGGGCAAAGCCAACGACGTCTTCCACACCAGCAACCCCGCCGCCATCGCACCATGCGACGCGCGGGGCGCACACCGTCGGACGAACATCCGACTGAATTCTCCGTAGAAAGGAGGTGATCCAGCCGCACCTTCCGGTACGGCTACCTTGTTACGACTTAGTCCCAATCACGAGCCTCACCTTAGACGGCTCCATCCCACAAGGGGTTAGGCCACCGGCTTCGGGTGCTGCCCACTTTCATGACTTGACGGGCGGTGTGTACAAGGCCCGGGAACGCATTCACCGCGACGTTGCTGATTCGCGATTACTAGCGACTCCGCCTTCACGCAGTCGAGTTGCAGACTGCGATCCGAACTGAGACCGGTTTTCAGGGATCCGCTCCGCGTCGCCGCGTCGCATCCCGTTGTACCGGCCATTGTAGCATGCGTGAAGCCCTGGACGTAAGGGGCATGATGATCTGACGTCATCCCCACCTTCCTCCGAGTTAACCCCGGCGGTCCCCCGTGAGTTCCCGGCATAATCCGCTGGCAACACGGGGCGAGGGTTGCGCTCGTTGCGGGACTTAACCCAACATCTCACGACACGAGCTGACGACGACCATGCACCACCTGTGAACCCGCCCCGAAGGGAAGCCGTATCTCTACGACCGTCGGGAACATGTCAAGCCCAGGTAAGGTTCTTCGCGTTGCATCGAATTAATCCGCATGCTCCGCCGCTTGTGCGGGCCCCCGTCAATTTCTTTGAGTTTTAGCCTTGCGGCCGTACTCCCCAGGCGGGATGCTTAACGCGTTAGCTCCGACACGGAACCCGTGGAACGGGCCCCACATCCAGCATCCACCGTTTACGGCGTGGACTACCAGGGTATCTAATCCTGTTCGCTCCCCACGCTTTCGCTCCTCAGCGTCAGTAACGGCCCAGAGACCTGCCTTCGCCATTGGTGTTCTTCCCGATATCTACACATTCCACCGTTACACCGGGAATTCCAGTCTCCCCTACCGCACTCAAGCCCGCCCGTACCCGGCGCGGATCCACCGTTAAGCGATGGACTTTCACACCGGACGCGACGAACCGCCTACGAGCCCTTTACGCCCAATAATTCCGGATAACGCTTGCACCCTACGTATTACCGCGGCTGCTGGCACGTAGTTAGCCGGTGCTTATTCAACGGGTAAACTCACTCTCGCTTGCTCCCCGATAAAAGAGGTTTACAACCCGAAGGCCTCCATCCCTCACGCGGCGTCGCTGCATCAGGCTTGCGCCCATTGTGCAATATTCCCCACTGCTGCCTCCCGTAGGAGTCTGGGCCGTATCTCAGTCCCAATGTGGCCGGTCGCCCTCTCAGGCCGGCTACCCGTCGAAGCCACGGTGGGCCGTTACCCCGCCGTCAAGCTGATAGGACGCGACCCCATCCCATACCGCGAAAGCTTTCCCAGAAGACCATGCGATCAACTGGAACATCCGGCATTACCACCCGTTTCCAGGAGCTATTCCGGTGTATGGGGCAGGTCGGTCACGCATTACTCACCCGTTCGCCACTCTCACCACCAAGCAAGCTTGATGGATCCCGTTCGACTTGCATGTGTTAAGCACGCCGCCAGCGTTCATCCTGAGCCAGAATCGAACCCTCCACAAAAAAACTTCATGAAAAGCATCCGAATAGATGACTCTCAAAACAAAAAATTGACGAGCACGTCCTTAAGGAAGGACGCCCTCAAAAAACCTCACCCCTCATCAAACCCTCCCGGGTACCCAACCACCACGACAGGCAATCAGGCGAGGAATGAACTGGCAATCATTGACTATAAAGAAGTAGTACAAACACGCTCTTGAGTTCTCAAACCACCACCACACCAGCCAGACGGGAAACCAACCAGAGGAAGGAACCCGCCGCGCTGAGCGGCAACAGGTGAATAACTTACACGCATGTCCGGATTCACGCAAATCAAGGCGCACAAAAACCCCAGGAATCGGCATAACAGCGCGGTTCCCTCGGCGTGTCGCACAGAGCCCACTTTGCTCTGATGAGGCTAGGTTAACCCCTCAAATGTTTCTGAAAAGCATCAAATCCACTATTCGGCTGGCGTGTCGCGAGAGTTTTCAGCTTGTCGGCCCTGCGTTCATCTCTCGGCAACCACACTGCCGGCGCACAATCGGCGCATGACAGCGCTCCGTCATCGGATTTCGTTCATGAATCGCGGGTATACCTGTAGTTATGACCAAGAAGATTGCTGTATTAACCGGGGCGGGCATTTCCACGTCCGCCGGCATCCCTGATTTCCGCGGTCCGGACGGTGTGTGGACCAAGCATCCTGACCAAATGAGCGTTTACGACATCGATCTGTTCCTGCGCAACAAAGAGGACCGCGAGTACTCCTGGCGCTGGCAAAAGGAATCGCCAGTATGGAATGCGCAGCCCGGCACTGCGCATAAGGCGCTGGTCAAGCTGGAACAAGCCGGCATGCTGACGCTGCTGGCCACGCAGAACTTCGATGCGCTGCATGAGAAGGCCGGCAACAGCGACAACGTCATCGTGAACCTGCACGGCACTATCGGCACCTCGCATTGCATGAAGTGTCATCAGGAATATGCCACGGCGGACATCATGGCCCGTTTGGATGAAGAGCCCGACCCACATTGCCATCGCAAACTGAAGTATCGTGGCGATATGCCGTGCAATGGCATTATCAAAACCGATGTGGTGTATTTCGGTGAGGCGTTGCCGGACGGCGCGATGGAGAAGTCGTACAGTCTGGCCACCAAAGCCGACGAACTATGGGTAATCGGATCGACCCTTGAGGTGTACCCGGCGGCGAGCATTGTGCCGGTGGCCGCGCAGGCGGGCGTGCCCATCACCATTATGAATATGGGTCACACGCAATATGACCATCTTGCGAGCCGCTTGATTCATGAGGATATCGCCGTTGCCCTGCCGAAGTTGGTGGACGAGACGATTGCGGAGAACAAGTAGCCCTCAGCATAACGAAAGCGCCGGTGGGTGGGTTAAGCAACTGATGATTGTCGGTTAACCACCCACCGGCGCTTTTGCGCCACCTCCCGCCAGCGGGAGGTATTGGAGCACACTTCTGCGCGGCTTCCCGCCAGCGGTATTGGAATCAGTAGATGCGCTTGGGCTGGAATCCGGCTTCCCTGAGTGCCGCGAGGATGCGGTCGATGTGCTCGGGGCCGTTGGTCTCGACCGTGACGCCGAGAGACACCGCGTTGGTGTAGTGGCCGGATGCCTTGAACTGGTCGTGATCAAGCTGAATGACGTTGGCGCGCTGCTCGGCAAGCAGGGTGGCCACCTTGACGAGCTGGCCCGGAGTATCCGGCAGCTCGACCTCGAAGTTCATGATGCGGCCGCGGGCGATCATACCTTTCTGAATCACCGCACCCATGGTCACGGTGTCGATATTGCCGCCGGACATAATCGGAACCACCACGTGCGGGCCGGTGGCGGCGGCGAACTTGCGCGAACGCAGGTTCAGGTGTTCCAGCGCAGCCAGCGAAACGGCGCCGGCCGCCTCGACCACCAGCTTATGCTTCTCGAGCATGAGCAGAATCATTTCGTTGATGTCGCGCTCGGTGACGGTGACCAGATCGTCCAGGAACTCGTTAATCAGAGCGAAGGGCAGGTCGCCGGGGTGCTTGACCGCAACACCTTCGGCGGAGGTAACCACATGGTCAGCCGGAGACACACGACCCGCGGCCAGCGAGTCCTTCCAGGCCGGTGAGCCCTCCGGAATCGCACCGATTACGCGCACTTCAGGCTTGAATGTCTTGATGGCGAGCGCCACGCCGGCACCCAGGCCACCACCACCGAGCGGCACGACCACGTCAGTGACGTTCGGCACGTCTTCAAGGATCTCCAGACCGATGGTGCCTTGGCCGCAGATGACTTCGTAATCGTCGAATGGCGGCACGTAAATCATGCCTTCCTTGTCGGCGAGCTCAGCAGCGTGGGCGGCGGATTCATCGAACACATCGCCGTACAGCACCACGTCGGCACCGTAGGCCTTGGTGGCATCGACCTTCAGCGGCGGGGTGATCTGCGGCATGCAGATGGTGGCCTTGGCTCCACGCTCGCGGGCCGCATAGGCCACACCCTGGGCATGGTTGCCGGCAGACGCGGTGACGATGCCGTGAGCGATCTGCTCTTCGGTGAGCGAAGCAATCTTGTTATAGGCACCGCGGATCTTGAAGGATCCGGTGACCTGCAGGTTTTCCGGCTTCAGGAGAATCTCATGGCCGGTCATCTCGCTCAGCACCGGAGAAGGAATGATCTCCGTGTGGCGGGCAGTGCCTTTGAGTCGTTCGGCGGCCAGCTTCAGTTCGGCTGCATGATCACGTTGCAGCGCCTTCAAAACATCCTTTTGTTCCATAGCTTTCCATTGTAAGCACCACAATGCCGAGAGACACCAGCTATCTCGCTTCACAGAGGTACATTCGGCCTTTTGCAGACAGCTATCTGTTTTCATAGGGGTACCGAGAAGCAAAAACCCCGGGTATAAGCCTTGATTTTCAATGCTTATACCTGGGGTTTCGACGTTACGGTACCTCTCTCAAGACAGATAGCATTTCGGGATAGCCCCGAAGTACCTCTTTGAGCGGAGAAAGGCACTCAATGCACTACAACTGGATGACGGCTGCCTCCCACGGGTCGAGCTCGCGGTTGGCAAGGGAGGCCACGGTGTGCGGAGCGTCATACGTGCTGATCACCAC
This DNA window, taken from Bifidobacterium longum subsp. longum JCM 1217, encodes the following:
- the ilvA gene encoding threonine ammonia-lyase gives rise to the protein MEQKDVLKALQRDHAAELKLAAERLKGTARHTEIIPSPVLSEMTGHEILLKPENLQVTGSFKIRGAYNKIASLTEEQIAHGIVTASAGNHAQGVAYAARERGAKATICMPQITPPLKVDATKAYGADVVLYGDVFDESAAHAAELADKEGMIYVPPFDDYEVICGQGTIGLEILEDVPNVTDVVVPLGGGGLGAGVALAIKTFKPEVRVIGAIPEGSPAWKDSLAAGRVSPADHVVTSAEGVAVKHPGDLPFALINEFLDDLVTVTERDINEMILLMLEKHKLVVEAAGAVSLAALEHLNLRSRKFAAATGPHVVVPIMSGGNIDTVTMGAVIQKGMIARGRIMNFEVELPDTPGQLVKVATLLAEQRANVIQLDHDQFKASGHYTNAVSLGVTVETNGPEHIDRILAALREAGFQPKRIY
- a CDS encoding SIR2 family NAD-dependent protein deacylase; translation: MTKKIAVLTGAGISTSAGIPDFRGPDGVWTKHPDQMSVYDIDLFLRNKEDREYSWRWQKESPVWNAQPGTAHKALVKLEQAGMLTLLATQNFDALHEKAGNSDNVIVNLHGTIGTSHCMKCHQEYATADIMARLDEEPDPHCHRKLKYRGDMPCNGIIKTDVVYFGEALPDGAMEKSYSLATKADELWVIGSTLEVYPAASIVPVAAQAGVPITIMNMGHTQYDHLASRLIHEDIAVALPKLVDETIAENK